AGCTCATGGCGGAACTCTGTAAAGCGGATTGGCTCGTAACCGATTCAGCGATACAGGCAATGGACCTGATGAAACAATCCGCTTTTGTTACCATTGATTTGTTCAAGGAGGGCGATACTGCTAAAATAGACTATTCCGACGGTAACGGGAACATCCTGCACCGTCAAGGGTACAGTTT
This Flagellimonas marinaquae DNA region includes the following protein-coding sequences:
- a CDS encoding DUF6876 family protein, whose protein sequence is MEMNTERIRHELAGFQATGQLYRYPYFNFIYTDGIKLMAELCKADWLVTDSAIQAMDLMKQSAFVTIDLFKEGDTAKIDYSDGNGNILHRQGYSFTDFPLETFRMYFVNNTLLLPSEY